In Eucalyptus grandis isolate ANBG69807.140 chromosome 4, ASM1654582v1, whole genome shotgun sequence, the following proteins share a genomic window:
- the LOC104442281 gene encoding metalloendoproteinase 4-MMP gives MKQILEPRCGVSDFAHGKHVTRRYVHFPGKPRWNRHKPIVLTYAFSPDHFINYLTSNDVRRVFKRAFARWAAVIPVSFREANDYGFADIKIGFYSGDHGDGQPFDGVLGILAHSFSPESGKLHLDAAERWAVDFSTEESKVAVDLESVAVHEIGHVLGLAHSPVKDAVMYPSLKPRQKRADLNIDDIEGVQALYGSNHKLRFGALLRSETSVSSGVTLLRQSWIGFTSSLSLPFVQLCINCFLLFVL, from the coding sequence ATGAAGCAGATCCTCGAGCCCAGGTGCGGTGTCTCTGACTTCGCCCACGGCAAGCATGTGACTAGACGTTACGTGCATTTTCCGGGGAAACCTAGGTGGAACCGTCACAAGCCCATCGTGCTCACCTACGCTTTCTCACCTGACCATTTCATCAACTATTTAACCTCAAACGATGTCCGTCGTGTGTTTAAACGTGCCTTCGCACGGTGGGCAGCCGTCATTCCGGTGAGTTTTAGGGAAGCGAATGATTATGGCTTTGCAGACATCAAGATAGGATTTTATAGCGGCGATCACGGAGATGGCCAGCCGTTCGATGGGGTGCTCGGGATTTTGGCCCATTCATTCTCGCCAGAGAGCGGGAAGCTACATCTCGACGCAGCCGAGAGGTGGGCAGTGGACTTTAGCACGGAAGAATCCAAGGTGGCGGTCGATCTAGAATCAGTCGCGGTGCATGAAATCGGCCATGTGCTAGGGCTAGCTCATAGCCCGGTCAAGGATGCTGTGATGTATCCAAGTTTGAAGCCTAGACAGAAGAGGGCGGATTTGAACATTGATGACATAGAGGGAGTTCAAGCATTATATGGATCAAATCATAAATTGAGATTTGGAGCTTTATTAAGATCTGAAACTTCTGTGAGCTCGGGGGTCACCCTTTTAAGACAAAGTTGGATTGGCTTCACTTCATCTTTATCTCTTCCATTCGTGCAATTGTGCATCAATTGCTTCCTATTATTCGTCTTGTGA